DNA sequence from the Salmo trutta chromosome 28, fSalTru1.1, whole genome shotgun sequence genome:
AGGGAGCCAGGTGTGGTTAACTGTACCAGGGAGCCAGGTGTGGTTAACTGTACCAGGGAGCCAGGTGTGGTTAACTGTACCAGGGAGCCAGGTGTGTTTAGCTGTACCAGGGAGCCAGGTGTGGTTAACTGTACCAGGAATCCAGGTGTGGTTAACTGTACCAGGGATCCAGGTGTGGTTAACTGTACCAGGGAGCCAGGTGTGGTTAACTGTACCAGGGAGCCAGGTGTGGTTAACTGTACCAGGGATCCAGGTGTGGTTAACTGTACCAGGGAGCCAGGTGTGGTTAACTGTACCAGGGAGCCAGGTGTGGTTAACTGTACCAGGGATCCAGGTGTGGTTAACTGTACCAGGGAGCCAGGCGTGGTTAACTGTGCCAGGGAGCCAGGTGTGGTTAACTGTACCAGGGAGCCAGGTGTGGTTAACTGTACCAGGGAGCCAGGTGTGTTTAGCTGTACCAGGGAGCCAGGTGTGGTTAACTGTACCAGGGAGCCAGGTGTGGTTAACTGTACCAGGGAGCCAGGTGTGGTTAACTggagcctggtcaaaagtagtgcactaaatttgtaataaggtgccatttgtgatgcactCAGTAATTGAACCTTACAGACAGACCACTAAGCCTTGCTTTGCCATGTCTGTCTAATGCAGATACAATTAGACATACCagactcccagtctctctctcatcATAACAAGCCGAGTCACAACAATCACAGGGTTAAAGCTGTAAAGACTTTACTAATCAACAGATACTGTGGGGAAAAATATTAGCTGAATAACAAAGATTCTGTAATCTGATCCTATACAGTAAATTGTCTTACAAAGTTAAATACATCGGGCCAGTTGTTTAGGCCTATAGTGGCTCAATGGAGGAAAATGCAGCTGTTCCTTTccttcccaccaccacaacatctacaCTGTGTAATCCAGATGGAACTTTccttcccaccaccacaacatctacaCTGTGTAATCCAGATGGAACTTTccttcccaccaccacaacatctacaCTGTGTAATCCAGATGGAACTTTcctgcccccaccaccacaacatctacaCTGTGTAATCCAGATGGAACTTTccttcccaccaccacaacatttACACTGTGTAATCCAGATGGAACTTTccttcccaccaccacaacatctacaCTGTGTAATCCAGATGGAGCTTTCcttctcccaccaccacaacatctacaCTATGTAATCCAGATGGACCTTTcctgcccccaccaccacaacatctacaCTGTGTAATCCAGATGGACGTTTCCttcccccaccaccacaacatctacaCTGTGTAATCCAGATGGACCTTTCCttcccccaccaccacaacatctacaCTGTGTAATCCAGATGGACCTTTACttcccccaccaccacaacatctacaCTGTGTAATCCAGATGGACCTTTCCttcccccaccaccacaacatctacaCTATGTAATCCAGATGGAACTTTccttcccaccaccacaacatctacaCTGTGTCATCCAGATTGAACTTTccttcccaccaccacaacatttACACTGTGTAATCCAGATGGAACTTTccttcccaccaccacaacatttACACTGTGTAATCCAGATGGAACTTTCCttcccccaccaccacaacatctacaCTGTGTCATCCAGATGGAACTTTccttcccaccaccacaacatttACACTGTGTAATCCAGATGGAACTTTCAttcccccaccaccacaacatctacaCTGTGTCATCCAGATGGAACTTTccttcccaccaccacaacatttACACTGTGTAATCCAGATGGAACTTTccttcccaccaccacaacatctacaCTGTGTAATCCAGATGGAACTTTccttcccaccaccacaacatctacaCTGTGTAATCCAGATGGAACTTTcctgcccccaccaccacaacatctacaCTGTGTAATCCAGATGGAACTTTccttcccaccaccacaacatttACACTGTGTAATCCAGATGGAACTTTccttcccaccaccacaacatttACACTGTGTAATCCAGATGGAACTTTccttcccaccaccacaacatttACACTGTGTAATCCAGATGGAACTTTccttcccaccaccacaacatttACACTGTGTAATCTAGATGGAACTTTCCttcccccaccaccacaacatctacaCTGTGTCATCCAGATGGAACTTTccttcccaccaccacaacatttACActgtgtaatcaaatcaaatcaaaatcaaatcaaatttatttatatagcccttcgtacatcagctgaaatctcaaagtgctgtacagaaacccagcctaaaaccccaaacagcaagcaatgcatgtgaaagaagcacggtggctgggaaaaactccctaggaaaaactcctgagaaaggccaaaaacctaggaagaaacctagagaggaaccaggctatgaggggtggccagtcctcttctggctgtgccgggtggatattataacagaacatggtcaagatgttaaaatgttcgtaaatgaccagcatggtcaaataataataatcatagtaattgtcgagggtgcaacaagcacgtccggtgaacaggtcagggttccgtagccgcaggcagaacagttgaaactggagcagcagcatggccaggtggactggggacagcaaggagtcatcatgccaggtagtcctgaggcatggtcctagggctcaggtcctccgagagaaagaaagaaagagagaaagagagaattagagagagcatatttacattcacacaggacaccggataagacaagagaatactccagatgtaacagactgaccctagccccccgacacataaactactgcagcataaatactggaggctgagacaggagggatcagaagacactgtggccccatccgatgatacccccggacagggccaaacaggcaggatataatccAGATGGAACTTTCCttcccccaccaccacaacatctacaCTGTGTCATCCAGATGGAACTTTCCttcccccaccaccacaacatctacaCTGTGTAATCCAGATGGAACTTTCCTTCCCACCACAACAATAATTACACTGTGTAATCCAGATGGAACTTTCCTTCCCTCCACCACAACATCTACACTGTGTAATCCAGATGGAACTTTccttcccaccaccacaacatctacaCTGTGTAATCCAGATGGAACTTTcctgcccccaccaccacaacatctacaCTGTGTAATCCAGATGGAACTTTccttcccaccaccacaacatttACACTGTGTAATCCAGATGGAACTTTccttcccaccaccacaacatctacaCTGTGTAATCCAGATGGAGCTTTCCTTCTCCAACCACCACAACATCTACACTATGTAATCCAGATGGACCTTTcctgcccccaccaccacaacatctacaCTGTGTAATCCAGATGGACGTTTCCttcccccaccaccacaacatctacaCTGTGTCATCCAGATGGAACTTTCCTTCCGACCACCACAACATTTACACTGTGTAATCCAGATGGAACTTTccttcccaccaccacaacatttACACTGTGTAATCCAGATGGAACTTTCCttcccccaccaccacaacatctacaCTGTGTCATCCAGATGGAACTTTccttcccaccaccacaacatttACACTGTGTAATCCAGATGGACGTTTCCttcccccaccaccacaacatctacaCTGTGTAATCCAGATGGACCTTTCCttcccccaccaccacaacatctacaCTGTGTAATCCAGATGGACCTTTCCttcccccaccaccacaacatttACACTGTGTAATCCAGATGGAACTTTCCttcccccaccaccacaacatttACACTGTGTAATCCAGATGGAACTTTCCttcccccaccaccacaacatctacaCTGTGTAATCCAGATGGAACTTTccttcccaccaccacaacatctacaCTGTGTAATCCAGATGGACCTTTCCttcccccaccaccacaacatctacaCTATGTAATCCAGATGGAACTTTccttcccaccaccacaacatctacaCTGTGTCATCCAGATGGAACTTTCCTTCCtccaccaccacaacatctatgtAATCCAGATGGAACGTTCCttcccccaccaccacaacatctatgtAATCCAGATGGAACTTTCCTTCCCCAACCACCACAACATCTACACTGTGTAATCCAGATGGAACTTTCCTTCCCCAACCACCACAACATCTACACTGTGTAATCCAGATGGAACTTTCCTTCTCCAACCACCACAACATCTACACTGTGTAATCCAGATGGAACTTTCCttcccccaccaccacaacatctacaCTATGTAATCCAGATGGAACTTTCCttcccccaccaccacaacatctacaCTATGTAATCCAGTTGGAACTTTCCttcccccaccaccacaacatctatgtAATCCAGATGGAACTTTCCttcccccaccaccacaacatctatgtAATCCAGATGGAACTTTCCttcccccaccaccacaacatctatgtAATCCAGATGGAACTTTCCttcccccaccaccacaacatctatgtAATCCAGATGGAACTTTCCttcccccaccaccacaacatctatgtAATCCAGATGGAACTTTCCttcccccaccaccacaacatctacaCTGTGTAATCCAGATGGAACTTTCCttcccccaccaccacaacatctatgtAATCCAGATGGAACTTTCCTTCCtccaccaccacaacatctatgtAATCCAGATGGAACTTTCCttcccccaccaccacaacatctatgtAATCCAGATGGATTGAGAGATGGGACTGAGATGCTTCCCTGTGTTTTCCCATAGGTCTGAGTAAAGACCGTggtgttgtgaacagagtggagACAAAcaagaggaaacagagagagaggaagtgtgtgtgtgtgtgtgtgtgtttggttttactatcctttacTATCCTAGTAAAATAAGGACAAttcagacaagtggggacattttgccggtccccacaaggaaaaaggctattttaggatagtaaaacaaacttgCGTGTGTGACTGGGCTGCCTCTGACCTGTCTGCGGTGGAGGAGGGAGATCTGAACTAGAGAAGGAATCAGAGACAGTAGGGGTAGTGCTCCTCCATAGAGAATAGGCCAATTCAATGGGTGGAGCTGTGTTTACACAATGTTTGTCTTCCTAAAGGCCCTCAGATTAAAACACAGCTGATATGTCGGTTGCTGCATGATACAGTAATGAATGGGGTGCATGCATATCCCAAAAACTTAACAGTTACTATTCAATTAAATGTAAGGTAGCCCTGAGGTTTCATCTGCTGGGCTTTTCTCAAGGGATGCGTCATACAGGAAATGCTAACAAACTCTCTGCTAGCCAGTGTGTAGTGATGCACCACGGATTGGCTTGGAGACGTATTGTGGTAGGGCTGTGGAACTCAGAACCCTTTGTGGCCTTGTACCTTAATGCCAAACCGGGACTCCTTGGTGTTCTAGAATTGACATTACTGGATTTGTATCATGTGAAGGTGCTTGAGTTGAGCTAGAGCCccacagatcaaatcaaatgatttattggtcgcgtacacatatttgcagatggtatcgcaggtgcagcgaaatgcttgtgtttctagtaatacctagcaatacaaaacaatacacacaaatcccacaaatttattttaagaaatatcagaacaagcaatgtcagagtccggaatattcagaccccttgactttttacacatgttgatatgttacagccttattctaaaattgattaaattgtattctttcctcatcaatctacatacacacaataccccataatgacaaagcaaaaacaggtttttagacatttttacacatgcattacaaataaaaaaatgaaatatcacatttacataaatattcagaccctttactttgttgaagagcctttggcagcgattacagcctggagtcttcttggatatgacactacaagct
Encoded proteins:
- the LOC115166470 gene encoding paternally-expressed gene 3 protein-like; the protein is MSYKTDKGTAPLWWHLPGVIMEAQLQPYSGASNNMGGNYQNCSLIITRTQHFIFPIISNLFKCYVGYYDEPSVVEEPGVVNCTREPGVVNCTREPGVVNCTREPGVFSCTREPGVVNCTREPGVVNCTREPGVVNCTREPGVVNCTREPGVFSCTREPGVVNCTRNPGVVNCTRDPGVVNCTREPGVVNCTREPGVVNCTRDPGVVNCTREPGVVNCTREPGVVNCTRDPGVVNCTREPGVVNCAREPGVVNCTREPGVVNCTREPGVFSCTREPGVVNCTREPGVVNCTREPGVVNWSLVKSSALNL